The following are encoded in a window of Ignavibacteria bacterium genomic DNA:
- a CDS encoding zinc ribbon domain-containing protein, with the protein MPTYDYKCSFCSNVFEVFHGINETPDINCPECSNRAKKHISLNSGIIFKGSGFYITDYKNNTNSKSSAQKPESKAGTKPKPETKSEKKELKADA; encoded by the coding sequence ATGCCGACATATGATTATAAATGCTCGTTCTGCTCAAACGTGTTTGAAGTGTTTCATGGAATTAATGAAACTCCTGATATTAACTGTCCAGAATGCAGCAACCGAGCGAAGAAACATATTAGTTTAAATTCAGGAATAATTTTTAAAGGATCAGGATTTTATATAACAGATTATAAAAATAATACTAATTCAAAAAGCTCTGCGCAAAAACCTGAATCAAAAGCAGGGACAAAACCTAAGCCTGAAACAAAGAGTGAAAAAAAAGAACTCAAAGCTGACGCTTAA
- a CDS encoding ribose-phosphate pyrophosphokinase gives MSKGFKVFAGNSNKPLAEKICRNIGIRLGKCDIRRFSDGEIWVKYSENIRGSDVFIVQSTGMPSENLIELLIMIDAARRSSANQITAVIPYFGYARQDRKDQPRVSISAKLMANLITVAGADRVISMDLHAGQVQGFFDIPLDHLYSSAVFLKNLSKQKFENLVVASPDVGGIKLARAYAKRLNADLVVVDKRRPQANVSEIINVIGEVKNKNIIIVDDLVDTAGTFTQAVYKFKERGAKSIIGICTHAIFSGGAVDLINKAPIDKLYVTDTHHNPKIDLMKKVSLISVASVFGEAIVRTYKNQSISSLFDIDKG, from the coding sequence ATGTCTAAAGGTTTTAAGGTATTTGCAGGGAATTCCAATAAGCCATTAGCTGAAAAAATTTGCCGAAACATCGGGATTAGACTCGGCAAATGTGATATTCGCAGATTCAGCGATGGAGAAATTTGGGTTAAGTACTCTGAGAACATTCGTGGTTCGGATGTTTTCATTGTGCAATCAACCGGAATGCCTTCTGAAAATTTAATTGAACTGCTAATTATGATCGATGCTGCTCGCAGGTCTTCAGCGAACCAGATCACTGCTGTAATCCCGTATTTTGGATATGCTCGGCAAGATAGAAAAGATCAGCCGCGTGTTTCTATTTCTGCAAAGTTAATGGCAAACTTGATTACGGTAGCTGGAGCTGATAGAGTTATTTCAATGGATTTGCATGCTGGACAGGTGCAAGGTTTTTTTGATATCCCATTAGATCACTTGTACTCCTCAGCAGTCTTTTTGAAGAATCTTTCAAAACAGAAATTTGAAAATTTGGTGGTTGCCTCTCCCGATGTGGGAGGAATTAAATTAGCGAGAGCATACGCTAAGAGACTAAACGCCGACCTCGTTGTTGTTGATAAGCGTCGTCCTCAAGCGAATGTTTCTGAGATAATTAATGTTATCGGCGAAGTGAAAAATAAAAACATTATCATCGTTGATGATTTGGTAGATACAGCCGGTACTTTCACTCAGGCTGTTTATAAATTTAAAGAAAGAGGAGCCAAATCAATAATAGGCATTTGCACCCATGCGATTTTTTCTGGCGGTGCAGTTGATCTTATTAATAAAGCTCCAATTGATAAACTGTATGTAACTGATACGCATCACAATCCTAAAATAGATTTGATGAAAAAAGTATCTTTAATTTCTGTCGCTTCAGTATTCGGAGAAGCG